ATGAGCCAGCCGTAATTGGTTCGTCTCTTATTACCCGGACATAGCAGTTGGTATTATCGGTTTTATTAACCAAGAAGATTGGCGGCAGCGACAAATTTTAAAAATTTGCCTAATCAATCCTTTTAACGTTTGAGCGTATAATTTTTAAATTTCTCTATTCTCCGTCGGGCAAAACCAACTGCTGCACAAAGGTTACCATGCGCTCGTAGTGCGAACCTTTCCAGAATACCCGTAGACAACTCTGGCACTGATGAAATTCTTGAAAGTACAATTTAGTTTTGGGCGGCAATTGCGCCAGTACAACTTCTTTCGGTACGGTTTGTAATAAACCATTGCACACCAAACAACGGGTAAACGGTTGCAGGTGAGGTAATAAGTTATAATAAGCCAATACTTCGGCGAGTTGCTTTTCGGAGTTTTGCGAACGCAACCAATACCCCCATTGCACGGTTTTTAACTTGAGCAGTCCTAAGTCGCGGGTAAGAATAACGCGGTTTTCAGCGGCGGCCCTGTCGGCAATGGTTTGGTCATCGTAGTTATTTTCGTAAATCGTATCGAAGCCCAGTAAACGCAAACTTTTAGCTAATTTGCCCAGGTGAACATCCAGGATAAATCGAATTGGTTCGGGCAAAGCTTTTCGTAATTCGGGCGCGTATGGCCAGTTTTTTAAATTTTCTTGCGGATAAATCACTACCTCATCTGCAGCTTGCAACAAGTAATTAAAAGCTACAGGTTGCTCGTTTACCAGAATAACCGCCACTTCGGGGTGAGGTACGCCTAAAGCTTCTATGGCATCTTTAATGGCCGGATTACCGGTGAAGCAATACAAAATTTCTTTTTCTTTCTGCGCCTTCCATAAAAAATCGCGGAGCGCACTAAAAAACCGGAACCGGGCTGTTTTATCCATAAAGCTTATTACGGCAGGTTCCTAGTTTGGTAGCCAATTACACCATGGCCGATTTGCCCGCCGGTATATTTTAACTTAAGGCTTGACCCGCAGTAGAATTTTAAAAATTTAAAAAATAGCTATGCGGTAGTAACCAATTGCTTTTTATAATTGGGAATATTGGTGAGCAGCACCCCGATTAAAATAATAACTAAAGCGGCCACTTGTCCCGGCGTAATGCTTTCGGCAGCAAATAAGCCACCCAGCAACACCGCTACCACCGGGTTAATGTACGTATGGGTACTTACCAAAGCCGGCGGCCGCACCGAAATAAGCCAAACAAACGACAGGTAAGCTACTAAGGAGCCCATTACAATTAAAAAAGCAAGGCCGCCCCAGGCTTTAACAGAAACGGTAGCTACCGAAAAGCCCGACCATTCCGCAGTAAATAAACTAATGATAAAACTAACTACCCCGGCGGCCATTAACTGCTCGGCCGTGGTCATTACGGTAGAGTCTTGCTGGTTATCGGTTCTTTTGGAAAGCAAAGAGCCCACCACCCATAAAACCGAACTGCCCAATAAAACCAGGTAAGCCAATACGTGTTCTTCCGAAGCCGGCATGCCACTGGCTTTACCCGGTAAAACAAAAAACAAAATTACGCCCGTAAACCCAATAACTAATCCGCCAATAATAAGCTTGTGCGAAAAGTAAGTAGACCAGCATTTTTTATCTAACAAAACAAACCAGAATGGCTCCGTCGCAATTAAAATAGCCGCGCTGCCCGAACTAATATATTGTTCGGCCCAGGTTACTAAGCCCGAGCCTCCCACCAGCATTAAAGTGCCGCAAACGGCATTTAAGCTTAAATTACGGACGGATGGTACCGATTCGCCTTTAAGCAAACACCAGATAAACAAAATAACGCCAGCCGTTAAAAAGCGCATAAACGACAAAATAAACGGCGGAATGCCATCCAGTCCGAAAACAATGGCCAGGTACGTAGACCCCCACACCAGGTAAATATTCGCGAAAGCCAGCCATACCAGCCAACGCGGCGCTTCAGCAGTTTTATGCATGGTATTATTTATTTAGGGTGAGTTGTTTTATTAATTTGAAAAATGAATGACTCCCGTGATACGTTTCGGGTTGCATCTTACCGGCAAACTGGCTTTTGAAACTGTGATCACTGGTAAATTTTAATTTTTTAAAATTT
The sequence above is a segment of the Adhaeribacter swui genome. Coding sequences within it:
- a CDS encoding Mut7-C RNAse domain-containing protein; amino-acid sequence: MDKTARFRFFSALRDFLWKAQKEKEILYCFTGNPAIKDAIEALGVPHPEVAVILVNEQPVAFNYLLQAADEVVIYPQENLKNWPYAPELRKALPEPIRFILDVHLGKLAKSLRLLGFDTIYENNYDDQTIADRAAAENRVILTRDLGLLKLKTVQWGYWLRSQNSEKQLAEVLAYYNLLPHLQPFTRCLVCNGLLQTVPKEVVLAQLPPKTKLYFQEFHQCQSCLRVFWKGSHYERMVTFVQQLVLPDGE
- a CDS encoding EamA family transporter, with amino-acid sequence MHKTAEAPRWLVWLAFANIYLVWGSTYLAIVFGLDGIPPFILSFMRFLTAGVILFIWCLLKGESVPSVRNLSLNAVCGTLMLVGGSGLVTWAEQYISSGSAAILIATEPFWFVLLDKKCWSTYFSHKLIIGGLVIGFTGVILFFVLPGKASGMPASEEHVLAYLVLLGSSVLWVVGSLLSKRTDNQQDSTVMTTAEQLMAAGVVSFIISLFTAEWSGFSVATVSVKAWGGLAFLIVMGSLVAYLSFVWLISVRPPALVSTHTYINPVVAVLLGGLFAAESITPGQVAALVIILIGVLLTNIPNYKKQLVTTA